The Silene latifolia isolate original U9 population chromosome Y, ASM4854445v1, whole genome shotgun sequence sequence ACAACCACAACAGCAATGACATCGCCAGTTACAGCAACATTGGCTTCAGCAATTTTCTTTTCAGtgcattggtaggctttgtgatCAGCTTTTCCACAAACATAGCAAACAAGTGGACCCTTTGGTTTCTGGATCTTAGCAACTGGTTTAGTGTGTttccctggaccattcttctttGTATTAACCTGACCCTTAGCTTGACCacccttggccttacccttacccttgaacttttCAGCATTATTAGATGGACCACTAGACTCAACCAAATTAGCAGTAACAGTAGCATTCGCAGTTTGACTAACAGGTTTATCTTTGAGACGGTTTGCCTCCTCGGTCCTCATGTGACTCACTAGTTCTTGGAGTGAAAGGTCTTTTTTCTTATGTTTTAGGTGGTTTCGGTATCCAGACCAGGAAGGGGGAAAACGTTCTAAGAGAACATTGGTCAGGAAAATGTAATCTAGTTTCATCGCCTCATTAACGACATCAGCATATAAATTTTCATAGACATGTACTTGTTCCATGATAGGTTTCCCATCGACCATCTGAAATCCCAACCATttacccacaacatatttcttttttcCTGCGTCATCAGCCCCATATTTCGTTTCCAACGATTCCCAAATGGTACGGGAAGACTTCTGAATCATAAACAAATCAAACAGGATATCAGTCATGTTGTTCAGTAGATGGTATTTAGCAGTTTTATTGTCCTTATCAAACTTCTTAATAGCCTCTATATTTGACTTAACTGCAGAAATAACTGGAGGGGTTTGTTCTGCAGTAGCAGCAGTCTCGGTAACAGCAGGAGGAGGGTCACGAAACAGAACATAATCAATTTCGAGTTGTTCAAAGAACATCATCAATTTTGTGACCAACATTTGTAGTTGTTACCATCTAGACCCTCAAGTTTAGGCAAACCAGGAAGATTCTTTGAAAATACAGACGACATTGTTACAGCAgtagacaacaacaaaaaaatagttttcaaattgttggtgCGAAAACGAAACAGTAACAATGAAAAATAAGGAGATCAGAAAATATAACCGGTTTCGTAGTGACGTGATATGAtggccactgccttgaaaactatttcggcacgaccgtggtggcgatcaacaATTGCCGGTAGTCccccaaggatttacactacAGCGCTTAAACCCGCCCACTCGAGAATAAGTGCCTTGGAACGATTTAATTACTTTACCCAGAAATTataagagaggaagagagaatGAGAGTGATGATGTTGTGTGTTTAGAGGCTGATGAAGTGATCTATATATAACGAAATATGGAGTAGTTGAGGAGCCAGATAATGCTCCTAAACAACAGCAGTCAAAACGTAAGTGGGGGAGAAAAACTCTCAGCCTACTAACAACTCCTTTGACTGACTTACTAAACACAACAACATAAATAATGAACCTGGATAAAAAAAACTCGGACTAGGttcaaaaagataggcacagcccgccgcagacaattCCCGATTCCCGATTCCGGGCTAGGACACGGGCACGGCGACACGACGAGCGCATGTGTGAGCCAAATTAAACACCTCGCAAAGCCTCTACAAAAAGCTCCCTTAACCTACTAGTGATATGGTACTGTGTAGTTGGTTATATAAACACCAAAAACCCATTAAATtctatcaatgtgggacaattggaaaaaaCTACCCAAGGCAAAtgagcccctatttccaacagaAAGTTAATCAGGAAACTCTTTGGCCGGGAACTCAGTTATAATTTTTTTTGGAACAATGCCAGATGTACAGCATGGTTGCCTTCCTCTTATTTCACGAGCATTTTAGATGAACAACTATTGCACCTCTATTGCTATTGAAAACTTTTCTCTCCTTATATTGCCCAAACGAAACTCCCCACATCAATCACATCCACCCATCCAACATTGTACCATAACATGGGCTCGAATGTCTACCAGCACAATTGTACTAACTCCCTCGCCTATCCGCTTATACTTGTGTTAAAATGCACGGTTAGTTTTAAAATGAGTGAGGCGCCTCGACTCCCTGAGGCAGTGATGACCCATGATTTAATCTGTACTGCCCGTTATTTTTGGTAGTAAATACTGGTCAGAAAAAAGGTTACAATAGAAAGACGATAGGGATAGGCTACAAACAAGAGAAACCAACTCAAATAATTACCAAGTAAATCCTTAAGAAGAACTGAAGATTTAATGCATGAAATAAACTCTCTTAAATTACAGCCGCACTGGTTGCAATCAGTTATGTCTCATCTGCAACCTATTATGATAATTCATGACTTTACCTTTGACCAACGACCAGTAATACATATTTCATGCCATGAGTTTAACAAAAAACAACTACAACAAAAACGTAGATCATAATTTATTACACTTTCAAAAGACAAGCAACTCAGAAAGCAATTAAAATCTACGAGAAGGGATGCATGAAATATCGAGGTCTCGTTGAAACCTGACCTTAACAGTAACTACACCAATGCACAAACACACAAGTTTAGTTAAGATAAATTCTGcttatttaatcacaaatacagAAATAAGATAGGCAAATACAACTTCAACTTACTAACAATCAGGCAATGTAAAGTAACGGGCT is a genomic window containing:
- the LOC141627570 gene encoding uncharacterized protein LOC141627570, whose protein sequence is MLVTKLMMFFEQLEIDYVLFRDPPPAVTETAATAEQTPPVISAVKSNIEAIKKFDKDNKTAKYHLLNNMTDILFDLFMIQKSSRTIWESLETKYGADDAGKKKYVVGKWLGFQMVDGKPIMEQVHVYENLYADVVNEAMKLDYIFLTNVLLERFPPSWSGYRNHLKHKKKDLSLQELVSHMRTEEANRLKDKPVSQTANATVTANLVESSGPSNNAEKFKGKGKAKGGQAKGQVNTKKNGPGKHTKPVAKIQKPKGPLVCYVCGKADHKAYQCTEKKIAEANVAVTGDVIAVVVVEANLVGNVAEWV